Genomic segment of Geminocystis herdmanii PCC 6308:
TAATTTAATCCTTTATTATTTACAACCTAATTAAGTCTTTTACTTATTATACAAGAGAATAAGGGTTAAAACCCTTACTAAAAAAGAACTTAATTATTGTCTTCCATGAGTTTCTCTATTTCTTCTGGGGACATTTTTTCTAATTGTTTGGCAAAAAAAGCGTCATCATAATCTTTAACTTGTTTGTGATAAGTCATATTGTTAGTAAAAACTCGAAATAAATAGGTTAATACCCAACCCATTAAGCCTAAGACTAATAATCCTTGACTCCAAATACCTGCTTGAGTAGCATCAAATCCGATCGATTGAAAGACATAATAAATAACACCGCCAAGGAAAAATATTCCCAAGGCGATTAAAATAGCATCAATTCTTCTCATATAACTTCTATTTACCTAAAAAAATTCTTTTATCTGCTTGTCTTCCTTTTTTGTTAACTAATTTGACGACGACGAGGGCGAAAATTAAGAAAAGGGCTTAATAGTAACATTCCGGGAAAGGAAAAGAAAACCATAAAATACATAAATCCCCGTTCAAATGAACTAGCTACATACCATCT
This window contains:
- a CDS encoding DUF3007 family protein produces the protein MRRIDAILIALGIFFLGGVIYYVFQSIGFDATQAGIWSQGLLVLGLMGWVLTYLFRVFTNNMTYHKQVKDYDDAFFAKQLEKMSPEEIEKLMEDNN
- the ndhL gene encoding NAD(P)H-quinone oxidoreductase subunit L, with the protein product MENLLNIENIDLETIITGILYLSLSGLYLLILPAGVYFYLNQRWYVASSFERGFMYFMVFFSFPGMLLLSPFLNFRPRRRQIS